A genome region from Syntrophaceae bacterium includes the following:
- a CDS encoding peptidylprolyl isomerase: MRRAIQSGDTVSVHYTGKLENGEIFDSSSGRRPMTFTVGTGQIIRGFDEAVLGMAVGDRKTVTIAPEMAYGPRQTELIVDIPRNTVPEGMELEKGMMIELVDPQGNRIPAEVFEILDEVVKMDLNHFLAGKTLVFDIEIVAAGPSQDPG, translated from the coding sequence ATGAGAAGAGCCATCCAGTCGGGCGACACGGTCAGCGTGCATTACACCGGGAAACTCGAGAACGGCGAAATCTTTGACTCCTCGTCGGGGAGGCGGCCCATGACGTTCACCGTCGGCACCGGGCAGATCATCCGGGGCTTTGACGAGGCGGTGCTCGGCATGGCCGTGGGGGACCGGAAAACCGTCACGATCGCGCCGGAGATGGCCTACGGCCCCCGGCAGACGGAGCTGATCGTCGACATCCCGAGAAACACGGTTCCCGAGGGCATGGAACTGGAGAAGGGGATGATGATCGAACTGGTCGACCCGCAGGGCAACCGGATCCCGGCGGAGGTCTTCGAGATCCTCGACGAGGTGGTCAAGATGGACCTCAACCACTTCCTGGCCGGGAAGACCCTCGTCTTCGACATCGAGATCGTGGCGGCGGGCCCGTCGCAGGACCCGGGCTGA